The following is a genomic window from Pseudomonas sp. FP2335.
CGGCACCATCGCCACCTTTATCACCCTGTATTACACCACCCAGCACTGGGACAACGCGGTGTGGGCCCTGAGCCTGTTCGGCGCGAGCTTTATCGGTGCGCGCCTGTTGTTTGGCAACTTGATCAACCGCATCGGCGGCTTTCGCGTGGCGATTGCCTGCCTGTCGGTGGAGATCCTTGGCCTGCTGCTGTTATGGCTGGCGCCGGACGCCAACCTGGCCCTGGCGGGTGCAGCATTGAGCGGCTTCGGTTTTTCCCTGGTGTTTCCGGCGCTGGGCGTGGAGGCGGTCAACCTGGTACCCGCCTCCAGCCGTGGCTCGGCGGTGGGCGCCTACTCGTTGTTCATCGACTTGTCCCTGGGGATCACCGGACCGCTGGCTGGGGCGGTCGCGGCCGGCTTTGGCTTTGCATCGATCTTCCTGTTCGCCGCCCTCGCTGCCCTCGGTGGCTTGCTGCTCAGCGTTTACCTGTACCGCCAGGCGCCCAAGGCCCGCGAAACGCGCGGCGACTAAAAGTCGACCTTGCCGCGCCCGGCCTTGATGTTGCCGCGCTTGGTCTTGGATTCGAGGCGACGCTTTTTCGAGCCCAGCGTCGGCTTGGTCGGGCGGCGCTTCTTCTCGACCTTGGTGGCACTGAGGATCAACTCCACCAGACGCTCCAGCGCATCCGCGCGGTTCTGCTCCTGGGTCCGATACTGCTGGGCTTTCAACACCAGCACGCCGTCGCTGGTGATGCGGCTGTCACGCAGAGCCAGCAGCCGCTCCTTGTAGAACTCCGGCAACGACGACGCAGGGATGTCAAAACGCAGGTGCACCGCGCTCGATACCTTGTTGACGTTCTGCCCACCGGCGCCCTGGGCGCGAATGGCGGTCAGCTCGATCTCGGCATCGGGCAAGTGCACATTGTTGGAAATCACCAGCATCAATCAAACACCCTAAGCAACGGACAAGCCCAACTCGGACAACAACATCGACGCCTGGGCTTTGGAAATCACGGCGCCTTTGAACAGTTTGGCATCATTGAGGCGAAAACCGCTCAAATCCAAGCCGATCAGGCCTAAAGGACCGCTGTGCCGGTCAGGCATTAAAACGAGGCGCGAGTCTAACCTGCCAGCGCCCACAAAAAACCCGGCAAAGCGCCGGGTTCCGTGTTTTCAGGCGTTGGCTTATTTCAACGCCGCATTCGCCGAGGCTTGCACCGCTTCGGCACTGCGCTTGTTCTTGATGCCATAACACACCGCCATAAACGCCACCCACACAGGGATCGCGTACACCGACACCTGGATGCCCGGGATCATCAGCATCACCACCAGGATAAACGCCACGAACGCCAGGCAGATGTAGTTGCCGTACGGGTACCACAGCGCCTTGAACAGCGGCACCTGGCCGGTGCGGTTCATGTGCTGGCGGAACTTGAAGTGCGAGAAGCTGATCATCGCCCAGTTGATCACCAGCGTGGCCACGACCAACGACATCAGCAGTTCCAGCGCGTGCTGCGGGATCAGGTAGTTCATCAGCACCGCCACCAGGGTCACCGCCGCCGAGGCGAGGATCGAACGCACCGGCACGCCGCGCTTGTCGATCTTGGCCAGCGCTTTGGGTGCATCGCCCTGCTCGGCCATGCCCAGCAGCATACGGCTGTTGCAGTACGTGCCGCTGTTGTACACCGACAGTGCCGCGGTCAGGACCACGAAGTTGAGGATGTGCGCAGCGGTGTTGCTGCCGAGCATCGAGAACACTTGCACGAACGGGCTGCCGCTATAGGCATCGCCGGACGCGTTGAGGGTGGTCAACAGGCTGTCCCACGGGGTCAGCGACAGCAGCACAACCAGCGCGCCGATGTAGAAAATCAGGATGCGGTAGATCACCTGGTTGATCGCTTTCGGGATCACGGTGCGTGGCTGGTCGGCTTCGGCAGCGGTGAAGCCGAGCATTTCCAGGCCACCGAAGGAGAACATGATGATCGCCATGGCCATCACCAGGCCGCCAACGCCGTGGGGGAAGAAGCCGCCGTGTTCCCACAGGTTGCTCACCGAAGCTTGCGGGCCGCCGCTGCCGCTGACCAGCAGGTAGCTGCCCAGGGCGATCATGCCGACAATGGCCACCACCTTGATGATCGCGAACCAGAACTCGGCCTCACCGAAGACTTTGACGTTGGCCAGGTTGATCAGGTTGATCAGCACGAAGAACGCCGCCGCCGAGACCCAGGTCGGGATCTCCGGCCACCAGTAATGCACGTATTTGCCGACGGCCGTCAGCTCCGACATGCCCACCAGGATGTACAGGATCCAGCAGTTCCAGCCCGACAGGAAGCCGGCGAAACCGCCCCAGTACTTGTGGGCAAAGTGGCTGAAGGAACCGGCGACCGGCTCTTCGACAATCATTTCGCCAAGCTGGCGCATGATCATGAAGGCGATGAAGCCGCAGATGGCATAGCCCAGGATCATCGACGGGCCGGCGGATTTGAGCACCCCGGCCGAGCCGAGGAACAGGCCGGTACCGATGGCGCCACCGAGGGCGATCAGCTGGATATGACGATTTTTCAGGCCGCGTTTCAGCTCGCCTGAAGAGGAATGGGGTCCACTCATGAAAAGGGTCTCACGCAAGGTTTGATGATGTTGAATACACGTAGCTGCCGTGAATCTCGACTCAAGCAGCCCCGCTCAAACCCCAGCGCAGGCACCAGGAGTACAGCGTCGTTCTAAGGGTCATGCGTCACCTGTTTGTTTTTATCTGTGACGAAATCGAACCCGTCCGGCTCGTAGCCAAACGGAGTGATCAGGGTAGGCAAACCCTGAGGTCTTGGCCTTTCGCGTGGTTGCGCAAGGAGGGGTCACAGTAAAACGCGGCGCATTGTACACCGCTCGACTGCTTGGGGCCGCTCTCGAATGGTGCGTGCGACGAACTGTCAGGTATTTCTTACGGCAACCGCTACGCCAATGAACCCGCCACAGACCCGTAAATTTATCGTTACAGCGCGGAAAACCTACGTTACGGCTGTCAGTTTTAGAAAAATTGGCGGTCGCCGATTGGTTCAAAATCAGCACCGCCAGCCTGCTGTATTTCCTCAGGAAAAAATCCCCATGAAAAACCGCAACAAAAATCGCCAATGGAACCGTGTCATTAAATTTTTTGCTTTCTGAAACACTCTCTCCTAGGTTCAAACCACTTGCCGGTCGGCAAGCCATTCCGAAAATGCCTTCAAGGAGAGACAGCATGCACACACTGGAAAACGCTCTGGAAACCGAACTGCAACTCGACGATTGGTTTGAAGCCCCTACCCATGAGGCCGCCGTGGAAATGATGCAAGCCGACGCCGTGGTGCCGTTTGGCACCGCGATGTGGCCGTAACGCCCGACAGGCTCCCGGCAGGTGCTGTGCACGGCACCTGCCCTCCTTACCCAAGGCACACAAGGACACCCGTCATGGACAAGGCCCGCGCTGTCGAACACTTTCTTTACTACCTCGCCCACCACCCGGCCCTCACCGGCCTGAACTGCCCCACCGTACTGCTGGGCCACACCGCGCGATATGAGGCGATTGCCTTGGCCATCACCCACGCCAGCGCGGCGCGTTTCAACTTCCAGGTGCAGCGCCTGGATCTGGCCAACAGCGAGACCCTGGCCCAGGCCATCGAAACCTGCGACCTGTACCTGTTCCTGTACGACTCGTCGACACTGCCCAACCCCAGCGCCCAAGGCCCGGCGTTTATCCGCGACCTGCAAGGGGTGATGGCGGAGCACTGGCAGAAGTCCCTGCTGTTCAAGGATTACGGCGACTACTTCTACGACACCTTCAGCGTCGAGCCCCAGCGCATCGCCGACCTCAACGCCACGCTGATCCGGCGCCTGTCCCAGGCCCAGGTGCTGAGCTTTACCGACAAGCACGGTTCACGCCTTCAGGCGCCGCTGAGCAGCGTGCGCAAGTGGACCAATATCAACGGCGTCGGCAACCACGACCTGGCGCCCGGCGAAATCGCCACCCACAGCGAAGCCATCAATGGCCAGGTACGGTTTGTCGGTACTTTCCTCAGCACCATCCCGTTTGCGCGCAAGTACGGCGTGCTGCAATCGCCACTGCAGTTGTGGATCGAAAATTCGACGGTGTGCAGCGTGGCCAGTGATGTGCCGGGGCTGGTGGAGGATTTCAACAAGTACCTGAACGCCAACCCGTCGAACCGGCGCGTGGAGGAATTGGGGATTGGCACCAATGAAGGGGTCAAGGATCTGTATGCGCGCAATGCGGGCTTCGAGGAGCGCCACTGCGGCTTGCACCTGGGCTTGGGCGGCGGGCAGAAAGGCAGCCACCATCTGGACCTGATCTTCGCCAGCGGGGTGTTGGCACTGGATGACAAGCCGGTGTTTGATGGCAGCTTTGCCTTCTGAATCCCGCTATCAGCAACGCTGGGGAGCCCCCACACACATTTTTTGAATGGCAAAAAAAAACGCCAACCCGAGGGTTGGCGTTTTCAGGCCGCGCTTAAAACATCACTGCGGCTTCTTGCGACCAAAACCAGGACGCTGGCCCGAACCGGCCGGCGCGCCACGGCGCTTGCCCGACGGCTCGTCCGCGACCAGTTTCGGGCCAGGGCGCTTGTTCGCCGCCGGCTTGGCTGGACGCTTGGTGCTGGCGTTGTCGGCCGGGCGCTCGGCTTCACCACGGTTGCTGCGACCACCCGTCGGAGCCGGACGCGGTGCACGTGGAGCGCGCTCGCCTTCCTGACGCGATGGCGCGGTTGGGCGGCGCTCGCCTTCGATGTGCGGCTCACGGGAGATACGACCGCCGGTGGCCGGTGCATTCAACGCTGGGCGCAGCGTGCGCGCAACACGCTCGGTACGCGCCACAGGACGCGACGATTTACGCTGCATACGCTCAAGCTTGTCTTTGCTCTTGGCGTTCATCTGCGGCATGGCGACCGGCGTCAGGCCGACTTCGGCGCTGAGAATGTCGACTTCGTACTGGCTCATTTCGCGCCAGCGGCCCATCGGCAGGTCGGAGTTCAGGAACACCGGGCCGAAACGCACGCGCTTCAGGCGGCTGACCACCAGGCCCTGGGATTCCCACAGGCGACGGACTTCACGGTTACGGCCTTCCATCACCACGCAGTGGTACCAGTGGTTGAAACCTTCGCCGCCTGGAGCCTGCTTGATGTCGGTGAACTTGGCCGGGCCGTCTTCGAGGACCACACCGGCTTTCAAGCGCTCGATCATCTCGTCATCGACTTCGCCACGTACACGCACGGCGTATTCGCGGTCCATCTCATAGGACGGGTGCATCAGGCGGTTGGCCAGTTCACCGTCGGTGGTGAACATCAGCAAGCCAGTGGTGTTGATGTCCAGGCGCCCGATGTTGATCCAACGGCCTTCTTTAGGCTTGGGCATCTTGTCGAACACGGTCGGACGGCCTTCCGGGTCGTCACGGGTGCAGATCTCGCCATCGGGCTTGTTGTACATGATCACGCGGCGCACCGATTCGGCGGCCTCTTCACGCTTGATGACCTTGCCATCAATGGTGATTGCATCGTGCAGGTCGACGCGCTGGCCGAGGGTAGCCTCGACGCCGTTGACCTTGATGCGCTTCTGGGTGATCCAGGCTTCGACGTCGCGGCGCGAGCCCACGCCGATACGCGCCAGCACCTTTTGCAGTTTTTCGCCTGCTGGGCCGATTTCCTGGCTGTCGTTCTGGTCTTTGTCGTTCATCTTAAGCACCTCCCGGTGGGTCGATTCAGGCGTGGCCTGAAGAGTGTTGAAAGCGGGGTCTAGGCCGAAGAGGTCGGCGAAGGGTCGCGAATCATACGCGTATGCTGCGCGTTGCGCATCAGAGACTAGTTGATAAAGGCAAAGTCGCTGGCCTTGCGCCGACCAGTGGCCCACAGCAGATCAACATGTGGGAGCGAGCTTGCTCGCGAATGCGGTGTGTCAGTTACCACATAAGTCAACTGATAGACCGCTTTCGCGAGCAAGCCCGCTCCCACAGGGGGTTCAGCAGTGTTTGCGGGATTGGGTCAGTCTTCGAATTCGCGTCGCTCAGCTTCGATGGCTTCGGCCAATGCACGGGCTTCGGCTTCTTCGTCGCTCAAGGCCGGTTGTTCGAGGGCGGCGACGGCGGCCAGGAGTTTTTCGCGGGCTTGGGCAACGCCGAGGATGTCTTCCTCGGGTTCGGGTTCGGGTTCAGCAATCTCTGCGGCCTCAGGCTCAACGGCACCATCACGCAACAAATCATCAAAGTCAGTCTTGATGCCCTGCTCCATGTCGTCCAATTCCAGCAACAAGGTGTGGAAGCTGGTTTCGTCCTTCGGCTCTTCCGGCTCGGCGCTGGCATCGGCCAGCTCTTGCAGGCTGGCGGGCACAGGTGCGTCGTCGAAGTCCAGCACCGGGTCCGGCTCCATCTCGCGCAGTTCGGCCAACGGCGGCAAGTCATCGAGGTTTTTCAGGTTGAAGTGGTCGAGAAACACCTTGGTGGTTGCAAACATCGCCGGTTTGCCGGGCACGTCGCGGTAGCCGACGATGCGAATCCACTCGCGCTCCAGCAGGGTCTTGACGATATGGCTGTTGACCGCCACGCCCCGTACGTCCTCGATCTCGCCCCGGGTGATCGGTTGGCGATAGGCGATCAGCGCCATGGTCTCCAGCATCGCCCGCGAATAACGCTGCGGGCGCTCTTCCCACAGTCGGCCGACCCACGGGGAAAACTTCTCACGGATCTGCAAGCGATAGCCTGACGCAACTTCGCGCAATTCAAAGGCTCGGCCATCGCAGGATTTGCGCAGAATCTCCAGCGCCTTCTTGAACACCGGCGGCTCAGGGCGCTCGGCTTCTTCAAACAGTTCGAACAGGCGCTCCAACGATTGGGGCTTACCCGAGGCCAGTAGAAAAGCCTCCAGGAGCGGGGCCAGTTCGCGGGGTTCAGTCAGATTCATCGATTCAGCTCTTTATTCGGCTCGCGCCCGCACGTGGATAGCCGCAAAAGGCTCATTCTGGACCAGCTCGACCAAGGATTCCTTGACCAATTCAAGGACCGCCATGAAGGTCACCACTACCCCCAAACGCCCTTCTTCTTTAGTGAACAGCTCGACGAACGGCACAAACCCGCCGCCCTTGAGGCGCTCGAGCACATCACTCATGCGTTCGCGGGTGGACAGCGCCTCGCGGCTGACCTGATGACTCTCGAACATATCGCCACGGCGCAGCACCTCGGCCATGGACATCAACAATTCTTCCAGGCTTACATCCGGCAACAGCTTTCGGGCGCGGGCCTCGGGCGCATCCAGCTTGGGCACCACCACGTCACGACCGACGCGGCTCAGACCGTCGATACCTTCGGCAGCAGCCTTGAAACGCTCGTACTCTTGCAGGCGACGGATCAGTTCGGCACGCGGGTCGTCTTCTTCGGCTTCCACCGTCTCCGAACGCGGCAGCAGCATGCGCGACTTGATCTCGGCGAGCATCGCGGCCATCACCAGGTACTCGGCGGCCAGCTCCAGGCGCACCGACTGCATCAGCTCGACATAGCCCATGTACTGGCGGGTGATTTCCGCCACCGGGATGTCGAGGATGTTGATGTTCTGCTTGCGAATCAAGTACAGCAGCAGGTCCAGCGGGCCCTCGAAGGCTTCCAGGAAGACTTCCAGGGCGTCCGGCGGGATGTACAGGTCCAGGGGCATTTCCATGACCGCCTGGCCATAGACCATGGCAAATGGCAGTTCCTGCTGGGCGCCGGCCTGGGGATCAACGGTTTCCACAGCGGACATTCAGGCCTCGACCATGAACGGCGCCGGATCGCCGCAACCGACGCGGATCACTTCCGGCTCGCCATCGGCCAGGTTGATCACGGTGGAGGCTTTGTTGCCGCCGAAGCCACCGTCGATGATCAGGTCGACCTGTTTTTCCAGGAGTTGGCGCATTTCGTACGGGTCTTCCAGCGGCTCGGTTTCACCGGGCATGATCAGCGACACGCTCATCAACGGCTCACCCAGCTCGGCCAGCAGCGCCAGGGCGATGGGGTGCTCGGGCACGCGCAGGCCTATGGTGCGTTTCTTCGGGTGCAGCAACAGGCGCGGCACTTCGCGGGTGGCGTTGAGAATGAAGGTGTAGGGCCCCGGCGTGTGGGCCTTGAGCAGGCGGAACGTGCCGGTGTCGACCTTGGCGAACAGCCCGAGTTGGGACAAGTCGCTGCAGATCAGCGCGAAGTTGTGTTTGTCATCCAGCTGGCGCAGGCGGCGTACACGTTCGACCGCGCCCTTGTCGCCGATCTGGCAACCGATGGCGTAGGACGAGTCTGTCGGATAGATCACCACGCCGCCGGCGCGAATGATCTCCACGGCCTGTTTGATCAGGCGCGCCTGGGGGTTTTCCGGATGAATCTGGAAGAATTGACTCACGTGTTCTACCTGTTCAGACGGTGGCAGTAATGGGGTCATGCTTGAATCGCCCCGACAAGAGCGGCAGGTCATCAGGTACCTGGCGATACTCGCCGATTTCGGACCAACCACCTGGGCCATGAAAGTCACTGCCGGCGCTGACCAGCAGACCAAATTCGCGGGCAAGGATCGCCAGGCTGCCCACCTGTTCGGCGGGCTGGTGCCCGTTGACCACTTCGATTGCGTGACCGCCTGCTCCAATATAGTCGCTGATCAGCTTGCGGCGCTTGCTGCGGGTGAAATCGTAATGCCATGGATGTGCCAGGCTGACCCAGGCGCCGGAGGCGCGCAGGGTCTCGACCGTGTCTTCCAGGGTCGGCCAGTGTTGTTTGACGTCGCCCAGCTTGCCGGCGCCCAACCATTTGCGGAAAGCTTCGGCGCGGTCTTTGACAAACCCTTCGCGCACCATCCAGTCGGCGAAATGCGGCCGGGCCGGGGCGTTGCCACTGTCCCCCAGCTCCTGCTGGATGGCACGGGCGCCGTCGAGGGCGTTGGGCATGCCTTTGAGGCCGAGTTTGCGACTGATTTCTTCGGAGCGTAGCCAGCGGCCATCATGCAACGCCGCAATGGCGGCCACCAGCGGCGCGGCTGTTTGATCGAAACCGTAGCCAAGCACGTGAATGGTGGCGCCGCCCCAGGTGCAGGACAATTCCACGCCGTTGACCAGTTGCATGCCCAGCGCCTGCGCCGCCGTGCGGGCTTCATCGAGGCCCTCGAGGGTGTCGTGGTCGGTCAACGCCAGGACTCGCACGCCTTTTTCAAACGCACGCGCAACCAGTACCGCGGGCGCCAGGGCGCCGTCGGAGGCCGTGCTGTGGCAGTGCAAATCAACATTCACGGGAGTGTGTAACCTCAAGTCAGCTGGCGCTTTCGCTACCAAGGATGTTTGTTATTATGCCGCCACATCCAGCTTCTGGCTCTTACTGTGAAACAATTCATCGACTTCATCCCGCTGTTGCTGTTTTTCATCGTTACCAAACTCGACCCCAGGGTCATCGATATCGCCGGTCACCAGCTCTCGTTCGGAGGCATCTACAGCGCCACCGCCGTACTGATCATCAGCTCTATCGTCGTCTACGGCGCCATCTTCATCTCCCAGCGCAAGCTGGAAAAAAGCCAATGGCTGACCCTGGTCGCCTGCCTGGTATTCGGCGGCCTGACCCTGGCCTTCCACAGCGAAACCTTCCTCAAATGGAAAGCGCCGGTGGTCAACTGGCTGTTCGCCCTGGTGTTTATCGGCAGCCACTTCATCGGTGACCGCCTGCTGATCAAGCGGATCATGGGCCACGCGCTGACCCTGCCGGAGCCGGTGTGGACACGCCTGAACATCGCCTGGATCGTGTTCTTCATCTTCTGCGGCGCCGCCAACCTGTTCGTCGCGTTTACATTCCAGGACTACTGGGTCGACTTCAAGGTCTTCGGCAGCCTGGGCATGACCGTGCTGTTCCTGGTCGGCCAGGGCATCTACCTGTCGCGCCACCTGCATGACGCCGCCCCCACCACGCCAAAAACCGAGGACTGACATGCTCTACGCCATCATTGCCACCGACGTTGCCAACTCGCTGGAAAAACGCCTGAGCGTCCGCCCGGCCCACGTCGAGCGCCTCAAGCAGCTGCAAGCCGAAGGCCGCATCTTACTGGCTGGCCCGCATCCGGCGGTAGACAGCAACGACCCGGGCGAAGCCGGCTTCACCGGCAGCCTGATCGTTGCCGAGTTCGCCTCCCTCGCCGATGCCCAAGCCTGGGCCAAGGCTGATCCGTATGTCGCGGCCGGCGTTTATGCCGACGTGGTGATCAAGCCGTTCAAGCAAGTCCTGCCTTGACCGGGGTCCGTGCCGAACCTATTGCGTTCGGCACACTCCCAATGGCTCATTATTCTCGGTAACCTGCCGACAACGTTCTGAATATTCGTGTGGAATCAGGAGTTCCGATGCGCTTACGTCAGTTGTGTCTGTTGGTAGTGTTAACGATCGGGGCTACGGCCCACGCTGAAGAAACCCCTAACACCGGCAATTCGACGCCTCTGTCGTTGAGTGCCGGCAGCCAGATCACCGAGTTGCAGCAACGCTTGAAAGAAAGCGAACGCCAGCGCGATGAACTGAGCAAGCAACTGCAAAACGCGGACGCCGCCCGCGAAAGCGCGCAATTGAGTCGTCTTCGCCAAGAGAACCAACGCCTGGCCCAGCAACTCAAAGAGACACAGGGCGGCGCCTTGACGCGCTGGCTGACCGAGCAACAACAGTGGTTTGTCACCGGCGGGGCCGTCGCACTGATCGCCTTGCTGTGCGGGATTTTCGCCAGTGGTGGGCACCGTCGCCGTCGACAATGGCTAAATTGAGTGAGTCATGAGCGAGCTGTTACTGATAGATGATGACCAGGAGCTCTGTGAGCTGCTGAGCAGTTGGTTGAGCCAGGAAGGTTTCCAGGTGCGCGCCTGCCATGACGGCCTGAGTGCGCGCAAAGCCCTGGCCGACAGTGCGCCCGCCGCCGTGGTGCTCGACGTAATGCTGCCCGACGGCAGTGGCCTGGAGCTGCTCAAGCAATTGCGCACCGACCACCCCGAGCTGCCAGTGCTGATGCTGTCGGCCCGTGGCGAACCGCTGGACCGCATCCTTGGCCTGGAACTCGGCGCCGACGATTATCTGGCCAAGCCCTGCGACCCCCGCGAGCTCACCGCCCGCCTGCGCGCCGTGCTGCGCCGCAGCCACCCGGCCGCGGTCTCCACGCAGATGGAACTGGGCGACCTGTGCTTCAGCCCGGTGCGCGGTGTGGTCAGCATCGACGAACAGGAATTCACCCTCACCGTCTCCGAAAGCCGCCTGCTCGAAGCCTTGCTGCGTCAGCCCGGCGAGCCCCTGGATAAACAGGAACTGGCGCAGATTGCCCTGGGCCGCAAGCTGACCCTTTACGATCGCAGCCTGGACATGCACGTCAGCAACCTGCGCAAGAAGATCGGCCCGCACCCCGATGGCCGGCCACGGATCATGGCGCTGCGTAGCCGCGGCTATTACTACAGCCTTTAAGCCATCGCTGTCCCTGTGGGAGCAGGCCCGCTCCCACACGCGGTGTTCTGACGCGCAAGTTTTTGTCAGGCCCGACCAAAACCCTCTTTACCCAAGCTTTACGCTCCCCTGACCGCCGCTGACCTTGATCTCCGTAATCTACTCACATCCGGACTCACCGGAATAGAGACAGGAGAATCACCATGCGCAAGACCCTTATCGCTTTGATGTTCGCCGCAGCCCTGCCAACCGTCGCCATGGCAGCAATGCCTGAAGGCCCAGGCCCGATGGGCGGTCCGGAAGGCCACATGATGGGCGGCCCGGGCCACGGCGGTGAACACGGTCCGCGTGGCAAAGGCGGCCCCTTCAGCCAACTGGACCTGAGCAAGGAACAGCGCCAGCAGATCGGCAAGTTGATGGGCGACCAATGGCACGCTCGCAAAGACCTGACCAAGAAGTACCTGGACAAACTGCCAGCCGCTGACCAGAAAGCCATGCAGGACGAAATTGCCGCCAGCAAGCAGAAAACCCAGGCGGACATCCGCGCGGTACTCAAGCCTGAGCAGCAGAAGAAGTTCGACGAGATCGTCAAGAAACAAGCCGAGCGTCGTGCCGAGTGGAAGGAATTCCAGGCCTGGAAAGCGCAACAGCCGCAAAAAGCGCAATAATGCCCACGCGTTAACGCTCCCAGCCCAGTGGCCACCGCCACTGGGCTTTTCCTGTTTGAGGGTTTCCTGTGCGTTCATTGTTCTGGCGGATCCTGGCCAGTTTCTGGCTGGCCATCG
Proteins encoded in this region:
- the rluB gene encoding 23S rRNA pseudouridine(2605) synthase RluB — its product is MNDKDQNDSQEIGPAGEKLQKVLARIGVGSRRDVEAWITQKRIKVNGVEATLGQRVDLHDAITIDGKVIKREEAAESVRRVIMYNKPDGEICTRDDPEGRPTVFDKMPKPKEGRWINIGRLDINTTGLLMFTTDGELANRLMHPSYEMDREYAVRVRGEVDDEMIERLKAGVVLEDGPAKFTDIKQAPGGEGFNHWYHCVVMEGRNREVRRLWESQGLVVSRLKRVRFGPVFLNSDLPMGRWREMSQYEVDILSAEVGLTPVAMPQMNAKSKDKLERMQRKSSRPVARTERVARTLRPALNAPATGGRISREPHIEGERRPTAPSRQEGERAPRAPRPAPTGGRSNRGEAERPADNASTKRPAKPAANKRPGPKLVADEPSGKRRGAPAGSGQRPGFGRKKPQ
- a CDS encoding leucyl aminopeptidase produces the protein MDKARAVEHFLYYLAHHPALTGLNCPTVLLGHTARYEAIALAITHASAARFNFQVQRLDLANSETLAQAIETCDLYLFLYDSSTLPNPSAQGPAFIRDLQGVMAEHWQKSLLFKDYGDYFYDTFSVEPQRIADLNATLIRRLSQAQVLSFTDKHGSRLQAPLSSVRKWTNINGVGNHDLAPGEIATHSEAINGQVRFVGTFLSTIPFARKYGVLQSPLQLWIENSTVCSVASDVPGLVEDFNKYLNANPSNRRVEELGIGTNEGVKDLYARNAGFEERHCGLHLGLGGGQKGSHHLDLIFASGVLALDDKPVFDGSFAF
- a CDS encoding PHP domain-containing protein produces the protein MNVDLHCHSTASDGALAPAVLVARAFEKGVRVLALTDHDTLEGLDEARTAAQALGMQLVNGVELSCTWGGATIHVLGYGFDQTAAPLVAAIAALHDGRWLRSEEISRKLGLKGMPNALDGARAIQQELGDSGNAPARPHFADWMVREGFVKDRAEAFRKWLGAGKLGDVKQHWPTLEDTVETLRASGAWVSLAHPWHYDFTRSKRRKLISDYIGAGGHAIEVVNGHQPAEQVGSLAILAREFGLLVSAGSDFHGPGGWSEIGEYRQVPDDLPLLSGRFKHDPITATV
- the scpB gene encoding SMC-Scp complex subunit ScpB translates to MNLTEPRELAPLLEAFLLASGKPQSLERLFELFEEAERPEPPVFKKALEILRKSCDGRAFELREVASGYRLQIREKFSPWVGRLWEERPQRYSRAMLETMALIAYRQPITRGEIEDVRGVAVNSHIVKTLLEREWIRIVGYRDVPGKPAMFATTKVFLDHFNLKNLDDLPPLAELREMEPDPVLDFDDAPVPASLQELADASAEPEEPKDETSFHTLLLELDDMEQGIKTDFDDLLRDGAVEPEAAEIAEPEPEPEEDILGVAQAREKLLAAVAALEQPALSDEEAEARALAEAIEAERREFED
- a CDS encoding amino acid permease, coding for MSGPHSSSGELKRGLKNRHIQLIALGGAIGTGLFLGSAGVLKSAGPSMILGYAICGFIAFMIMRQLGEMIVEEPVAGSFSHFAHKYWGGFAGFLSGWNCWILYILVGMSELTAVGKYVHYWWPEIPTWVSAAAFFVLINLINLANVKVFGEAEFWFAIIKVVAIVGMIALGSYLLVSGSGGPQASVSNLWEHGGFFPHGVGGLVMAMAIIMFSFGGLEMLGFTAAEADQPRTVIPKAINQVIYRILIFYIGALVVLLSLTPWDSLLTTLNASGDAYSGSPFVQVFSMLGSNTAAHILNFVVLTAALSVYNSGTYCNSRMLLGMAEQGDAPKALAKIDKRGVPVRSILASAAVTLVAVLMNYLIPQHALELLMSLVVATLVINWAMISFSHFKFRQHMNRTGQVPLFKALWYPYGNYICLAFVAFILVVMLMIPGIQVSVYAIPVWVAFMAVCYGIKNKRSAEAVQASANAALK
- a CDS encoding ScpA family protein; translation: MEVFLEAFEGPLDLLLYLIRKQNINILDIPVAEITRQYMGYVELMQSVRLELAAEYLVMAAMLAEIKSRMLLPRSETVEAEEDDPRAELIRRLQEYERFKAAAEGIDGLSRVGRDVVVPKLDAPEARARKLLPDVSLEELLMSMAEVLRRGDMFESHQVSREALSTRERMSDVLERLKGGGFVPFVELFTKEEGRLGVVVTFMAVLELVKESLVELVQNEPFAAIHVRARAE
- a CDS encoding translation initiation factor 2, with protein sequence MRLRQLCLLVVLTIGATAHAEETPNTGNSTPLSLSAGSQITELQQRLKESERQRDELSKQLQNADAARESAQLSRLRQENQRLAQQLKETQGGALTRWLTEQQQWFVTGGAVALIALLCGIFASGGHRRRRQWLN
- the arfB gene encoding alternative ribosome rescue aminoacyl-tRNA hydrolase ArfB codes for the protein MLVISNNVHLPDAEIELTAIRAQGAGGQNVNKVSSAVHLRFDIPASSLPEFYKERLLALRDSRITSDGVLVLKAQQYRTQEQNRADALERLVELILSATKVEKKRRPTKPTLGSKKRRLESKTKRGNIKAGRGKVDF
- a CDS encoding response regulator transcription factor; translation: MSELLLIDDDQELCELLSSWLSQEGFQVRACHDGLSARKALADSAPAAVVLDVMLPDGSGLELLKQLRTDHPELPVLMLSARGEPLDRILGLELGADDYLAKPCDPRELTARLRAVLRRSHPAAVSTQMELGDLCFSPVRGVVSIDEQEFTLTVSESRLLEALLRQPGEPLDKQELAQIALGRKLTLYDRSLDMHVSNLRKKIGPHPDGRPRIMALRSRGYYYSL
- a CDS encoding L-threonylcarbamoyladenylate synthase, whose translation is MSQFFQIHPENPQARLIKQAVEIIRAGGVVIYPTDSSYAIGCQIGDKGAVERVRRLRQLDDKHNFALICSDLSQLGLFAKVDTGTFRLLKAHTPGPYTFILNATREVPRLLLHPKKRTIGLRVPEHPIALALLAELGEPLMSVSLIMPGETEPLEDPYEMRQLLEKQVDLIIDGGFGGNKASTVINLADGEPEVIRVGCGDPAPFMVEA
- a CDS encoding septation protein A encodes the protein MKQFIDFIPLLLFFIVTKLDPRVIDIAGHQLSFGGIYSATAVLIISSIVVYGAIFISQRKLEKSQWLTLVACLVFGGLTLAFHSETFLKWKAPVVNWLFALVFIGSHFIGDRLLIKRIMGHALTLPEPVWTRLNIAWIVFFIFCGAANLFVAFTFQDYWVDFKVFGSLGMTVLFLVGQGIYLSRHLHDAAPTTPKTED
- a CDS encoding YciI family protein produces the protein MLYAIIATDVANSLEKRLSVRPAHVERLKQLQAEGRILLAGPHPAVDSNDPGEAGFTGSLIVAEFASLADAQAWAKADPYVAAGVYADVVIKPFKQVLP